Proteins found in one Mytilus edulis chromosome 2, xbMytEdul2.2, whole genome shotgun sequence genomic segment:
- the LOC139513617 gene encoding leucine-rich repeat-containing protein 4C-like — translation MMTVTIFAIILCFGLAFIQCSIDQECFSIDKVLSCGTIKHFPTSISSDIETITIYEMEAESIPSDLSHRIPHLRLLQVYFGKIDRISASAFANLHQVVEISFFQSKIRLIETNAFRNISTLSVSFHNTTIEEMQGNSFSQIQRMDNFGMTLCNVSIVRQNAINSIAYVNRFQIQNSNFGLIEKQALNNFGKLIFFQIHDNTFKLFKCMSLEPLLAAANNSAFYQNVFSCSCDLQWIVRDQITSTYLFSNMCEEKDSNKRVVLDKFDFQAAECTDVNDTCKENFRITIASRAVPSTQITVPVTTTKRNVLHSTSDIRTVFAKTEITTIPATKEKILSTSNLKPSTVKEVNIKTKSTISATTFNLSNGTLSSEETTQRRTRLYSESVTSTRVTDLHTTKLRQTVPSSRGQNINNSENLKLHHSLIMLMVAMVILILL, via the exons A TGATGACCGTAACGATTTTTGCCATCATTCTGTGTTTTGGATTAGCCTTTATACAATGCAGTATTGACCAAGAGTGTTTTAGCATCGATAAAGTGTTGTCATGTGGTACGATCAAACATTTCCCGACGTCAATTTCGTCTGATATTGAAACGATAACTATTTACGAAATGGAGGCTGAATCTATTCCTTCAGACTTATCACATAGAATTCCGCATCTACGTTTATTACAAGTTTACTTTGGAAAAATCGACAGAATTTCTGCAAGTGCATTCGCAAATTTGCATCAAGTCGTCGAAATCAGCTTTTTCCAGTCAAAAATCCGTCTCATTGAAACTAATGCTTTCAGAAATATATCGACATTATCTGTATCATTCCATAATACAACCATCGAGGAAATGCAAGGCAACAGCTTTTCCCAAATTCAACGTATGGACAACTTTGGAATGACGCTTTGTAATGTATCGATTGTCCGTCAAAACGCAATTAATTCCATTGCCTATGTAAACAGATTCCAAATTCAAAATTCGAACTTTGGACTTATCGAGAAGCAAGCTCTTAATAACTTTGGCAAATTgattttctttcaaattcatgATAATACTTTTAAGCTGTTTAAGTGTATGTCTTTAGAACCACTTTTAGCTGCTGCTAATAATAGCGCCTTCTACCAGAATGTATTTTCATGTTCGTGTGACCTACAGTGGATCGTCAGGGACCAAATAACCAGCACttacttattttcaaacatgTGTGAGGAAAAAGATTCTAATAAAAGAGTCGTGCTAGACAAGTTTGACTTTCAAGCAGCCGAATGTACTGACGTGAACGATACTTGTAAAGAGAACTTTAGGATCACCATAGCTTCACGAGCAGTTCCATCTACACAGATAACTGTTCCTGTGACAACAACAAAACGGAATGTACTTCATTCCACAAGTGATATCAGAACAGTTTTTGCTAAAACCGAAATAACAACCATTCCCGCGACAAAAGAAAAAATTCTAAGCACAAGTAACCTGAAGCCAAGTACAGTCAAAGAagtaaatatcaaaacaaaatctacAATATCGGCTACTACTTTCAATTTATCAAATGGAACGCTTTCGTCGGAAGAAACTACTCAACGACGTACACGTTTATATTCTGAGTCAGTAACATCTACTAGGGTCACTGACCTACATACCACGAAATTACGACAAACTGTACCAAGTTCAAGGGgtcaaaatataaacaattcgGAAAATCTTAAATTGCATCATAGTTTGATAATGTTGATGGTAGCAATGGTCATTTTAATCTTGTTATAG
- the LOC139513618 gene encoding complement C1q tumor necrosis factor-related protein 3-like, whose product MALRLMFIVVLSISTLHHVSSKGQLKRLLLGTSDDRLQQMEIQVQNLTQTVHLLQEKVNENNQHIAFYATLTAHTTLGQQQTVEFDKVSTNIGGAYNGISGIFTVPVTGLYHFSTTMLQMTSANNQIHTQIMKNSVEIGRNYGNENRSSGTMDVVVMAQKGDLVYVRHFSSAQQAIYGSGYSSFSGFLIG is encoded by the exons ATGGCGCTTAGATTAATGTTTATTGTGGTCTTGAGCATATCCACACTTCATCATGTTTCATCCAAAGGACAACTGAAGAGATTGTTACTTGGTACCTCTGATGATAGGTTACAGCAGATGGAAATACAGGTACAGAACTTAACACAGACTGTGCACTTGTTACAGGAAAAAG tGAATGAGAACAACCAACACATTGCCTTCTATGCAACTCTAACAGCACATACAACATTAGGACAACAGCAAACAGTAGAATTTGATAAAGTCAGCACCAACATTGGAGGAGCATATAATGGCATATCTGGTATATTTACTGTTCCCGTTACCGGGCTTTACCATTTTTCGACCACCATGCTACAGATGACTAGCGCTAACAATCAGATTCATACTCAAATCATGAAGAACTCCGTTGAAATTGGTCGTAACTATGGAAATGAAAACAGATCGTCTGGAACAATGGACGTAGTTGTTATGGCACAGAAAGGCGACCTTGTGTATGTTCGACATTTTAGTTCCGCCCAGCAAGCAATTTACGGCTCTGGTTATTCTTCCTTTTCAGGGTTTCTAATCGGATAG